From Canis lupus dingo isolate Sandy chromosome 24, ASM325472v2, whole genome shotgun sequence, a single genomic window includes:
- the HELZ2 gene encoding LOW QUALITY PROTEIN: helicase with zinc finger domain 2 (The sequence of the model RefSeq protein was modified relative to this genomic sequence to represent the inferred CDS: deleted 1 base in 1 codon) produces MPLRRARPEMVSPGSSSSPSSPMATKELPLARLCAQLDLRLGCSRCTQRLNESTYLLRQVEHSCPQAILLARFKGATKSRVWRKVDRRPSFPRPARYEVCWYYSPGLGCQRHHNQCTFARSREEALVWTFEREHNVRRMWLKSELQGGGAQGELRSPAEAIRAEYGGHFQLLCSHCFRCCPPRVCPVDARGRCPEHGACPSLLTHVSTEGRRKQQVVEVRPQPQYGQPLAYCMFVGRGRPCRHGASRCQYAHSAVEMAVWEAEQLDGLKRCDLLSPAAPSGEERTARPGQAPRVKLYCRACLVTCHSQEAFENHCSSLEHAQMVVLDQEECWEHRSPPTGLSTFELCPNPSLCEYGDICTKAHSEQELQEWTRRVQAVKLRERAAWQEGLASYQTRLLAEYQRSSSEVLVLAETVEGVSITCKQPLVHEAHEKKTQHSWIFDVNSKEPLLHVALLKQELGADFWLAAPGLPSGQLYAKGERFQARASPAAFQVEVRVRTASFGCFEQWLVLDFGRRPVLLRKLRLQAGQVPCPGLRGRPGDSRPKELERWHTGNRHVVPGVVRTAEQEALVAMYKVPALALDFSPGGLASGPMSCTNYRQRMHQFLYEEEAVQQQLVAKLNFRGAVALRTSLQTPALGMLFPPSGALFAEVPSPSSLLPDTDQGFLLGRAVSTALVAPVPAPDHTVYEVRLETRASSEQALWLLLPNHCCSALGLQPETSPTLEVQFQVDPLTFRFWHQAVDALPEERLVVPDLPTCNLPHPLPIPPAMQGNRKQKLAVAFIAGSSPGGQRPIAPLLIYGPFGTGKTYTLAMASLEVIRQPHTKVLICTHTNSAADIYIEEHFHGYVSSGHPEAAPLRVMYTDRPPSQTDATVLQYCCLTQDRRAFRAPTRAELEQHRIVVTTTSQARELRVPAGFFSHILIDEAAQMLECEALTPLRYAAPGTRVVLAGDHMQVTPRLFSVPRAQAAGHTLLYRLFQHYQREAHEVAQRSRLIFHQNYRSTEAILSFVSRHFYVAKGSPIHASGRVPPHPRLHPLMFCHVAGNPERDLSSTSWLNAAEVAQVVEQVRDLHDGWPSCWGAREQKHICVVSHGAQVTALRQELRKRNLGQVSVGSFEILPGREFRVVVLSTVHNHHSLLSSGTASLGFFTDALVLNTIMTRAQSQVVAVGNALALCSSGACSKLWKSFIRECVKHHSVCPESLSLEHIEQGVLQQQRWALQAGRSAAAAALDAVPEERAAGEPAPERAATGATARGRTFPSKTSAAGDKAAPRAEAGDAASRSVARGCSVVGGPATVPTEVEGATSAPSRTSSLGDGTSRNAVAGLTATENRDPEDPEDTESDFWPSDTELNADDSILQELLDEGRNVTVTVREDGLLDTIARPESPHQARQYTHLPRATLQKLLCSEPELYRHCAFVQETFEQATALPLDDVASSPIQIRGRLHCGMAFSGDEVLVKVLGQDTGCPGRRQGCVVGVLKRKRRELVFVCRMDEWDSRIMTPVDGSVTKIFVAELKDPLQVPIHRVQQGRVQRVGYERLTAEARGSRLFWVRIVLWRQRFYYPLGIVLEVLPEATTWEQGLRVLDLEHGLKKPSLEPAALCKVLQKYRAELGRAPDHREDCRGFPTFTVDPQGAQYLDDALSVRDLGPRYQVAVHIADVASSLPRDGAVDLEARRQGITFYAPDREPVPMLPAGLCRDVLSLLPGQDRLAISLFLTVEKGSDQIKSLHFAPSVICSDRQLSYEEAEAVIRRHPGGGRELPAQLDSVDACVVAACHFSRVLRRRRLQTDSHYEQPSEDCVLGFRAAHVMIKEYMIQFNSLVAELLVSSEPTRTVTPLRWQPTPGERQLGALCDKHQELVALSLHLRHHLPSRGSPGSHIYLLASLWEHVQLAARAGDWNRVEDLITTDDLHPSLAPVGLDLRKALARSAFGRSCQGERQEAGHYSLQVDWYTWATSPIRRYLDVVLQRQILLALGRGGPAYSARDIDGLCQEFSYQHGRAQSYQRQARSLHLAAQLKVQPRSKLGFVVGVETGSRCFRLLFPADPEALPDLCPVHYRSLQLAEHPGNLEGRPGLRLVWRRRIYSVWADGPRSPLPGALLDPHTRPVDASLWQQLLELVQEQRWPELAALVREQGAAKPQQRMLGRVWQSPCGHFVEVARELGGGDTLQVQLSATLQRGFLAPSLQLCTVAPGFTLCLEHVERLGSCFLDQMPQAVRDRCPDVAEYSRVWGPFCSLESATGAVLESDSITLQHVSISWDVKQMPQRRLRGSFCLESSFLSEHCIDLSFGHCYLCLRLEGLLAVPAAEKRLPSAGPGQPPPATPACGPSGPGPFLSIDPDTYTWVAHGLTEDWDPKEGRADRQETPKQVHFFIQHMAMEKVPEEVLRPGARFTIEVLPKQLPDIRKEEAVRGLKRASPLVINIALGRPIPLPRQLLSQQTRGRGTYSRFLEKQAFDLPGGPHTLNRSQNRAVRAALKKQFTVIQGPPGTGKTVVAFHIVFWFHKSNEEQTGACDTPREKQLGGPCILYCGPSNKSVDVLAGLLLSRRAELKPLRVYSEQAEATEFPVPGVGSRGLPKKSPREGRPNQTLRSITLHHRVRQSSNPYAPDIRDFDARLQKGEILSKEDLSWYKTILGKARKFELDQHRVILCTCSCAASASLRKLDVRQILIDEAGMATEPETLIPLVAFSKAEKVVLLGDHKQLRPVVKNEQLQNLGLDRSLFERYHVDAHMLDTQYRMHEGICAFPSMEFYEKKLKTWQGLRRPPSILGHIGKESCSVIFGHVQGHEQSLLVSTDEGNENSKANPEEVAAVVRIAKQLTLGRTVEPKDVAILTPYNAQAAEISKRLVREGVSGVTVCSITKSQGSEWRYVLVSTVRTCQESDLDQRPTKSWLKRFLGFVVDPNQVNVAITRAREGLCVIGDHRLLSCCPLWRRFLDFCEAQRSLVPAGQVRVCRRPAVAPGSGRSTCPGLGLPRGKAKP; encoded by the exons ATGCCGCTCCGCAGAGCCAGGCCAGAGATGGTGTCCCCAGGGTCCAGCTCATCGCCCAGCAGCCCCATGGCCACCAAGGAGCTACCTCTGGCCAGACTGTGTGCCCAGCTGGACCTGCGACTAGGCTGCTCCCGCTGTACTCAGCGCCTCAATGAGAGCACCTACCTACTGCGCCAGGTAGAGCACAGCTGTCCCCAAGCCATCCTGCTGGCCCGCTTCAAAGGAGCCACCAAGAGCAGGGTCTGGCGCAAGGTGGACCGCCGGCCCAGCTTCCCACGGCCTGCCCGCTATGAGGTCTGCTGGTACTACAGCCCGGGGCTCGGCTGCCAGCGCCACCACAACCAGTGCACCTTTGCCCGAAGCcgggaggaggccctggtctgGACCTTCGAGCGTGAGCACAACGTCAGGCGCATGTGGCTGAAGTCCGAGCTGCAGGGCGGTGGGGCCCAGGGCGAGCTGCGCAGCCCAGCCGAGGCCATCCGTGCCGAGTACGGCGGCCACTTCCAGCTGCTGTGCTCCCACTGCTTCCGCTGCTGTCCTCCCCGCGTCTGCCCGGTGGACGCCCGGGGCCGCTGccccgagcatggagcctgcccctcgCTCCTGACCCACGTGAGCACCGAGGGCCGCCGCAAGCAGCAGGTTGTGGAGGTGCGGCCGCAGCCCCAGTACGGCCAGCCACTGGCCTACTGCATGTTCGTGGGGCGCGGGCGGCCCTGCCGGCACGGGGCATCCCGCTGCCAGTACGCGCACAGCGCGGTGGAGATGGCCGTGTGGGAGGCTGAGCAGCTGGACGGCCTCAAGCGGTGCGACCTGCTCTCGCCCGCTGCCCCCAGCGGGGAGGAGCGCACAGCCCGCCCTGGCCAGGCCCCCAGGGTCAAGCTGTACTGCCGGGCCTGCCTGGTCACCTGCCACTCCCAGGAGgcctttgagaaccactgctcgtCCCTGGAGCACGCACAGATGGTGGTCTTGGACCAGGAGGAGTGCTGGGAGCACCGCAGCCCACCCACGGGGCTCTCCACATTTGAGCTCTGCCCAAA TCCCAGCCTCTGTGAGTATGGGGACATCTGCACCAAGGCGCATTCAGAGCAGGAGCTGCAAGAGTGGACCCGACGGGTGCAGGCCGTGAAGCTGCGGGAGCGGGCCGCCTGGCAGGAGGGGCTGGCGTCTTACCAGACGCGGCTGCTGGCTGAGTACCAGCGGAGTAGCAGTGAGGTTCTGGTG CTGGCCGAGACCGTCGAAGGCGTGTCCATCACGTGCAAGCAGCCCCTGGTGCATGAGGCCCATGAGAAGAAGACTCAGCACAGCTGGATATTTGACGTCAACTCGAAG gagcccctgctccACGTGGCCCTGCTGAAGCAGGAGCTGGGCGCAGACTTCTGGCTGGCGGCCCCCGGCCTCCCGTCGGGCCAGCTCTATGCGAAGGGCGAGCGCTTCCAGGCGCGTGCCTCGCCAGCCGCGTTCCAGGTGGAGGTGCGCGTGCGGACTGCCTCCTTCGGCTGCTTCGAGCAGTGGCTGGTCTTGGACTTCGGCCGCAGGCCAGTGCTGCTGCGGAAGCTGAGGCTGCAGGCGGGCCAGGTGCCCTGCCCGGGGCtgcgggggaggccgggggacAGCCGCCCCAAGGAGCTGGAGCGCTGGCACACCGGCAACCGCCACGTGGTGCCTGGTGTGGTGCGGACGGCCGAGCAGGAGGCCCTGGTGGCGATGTACAAGGTGCCCGCCCTGGCCCTGGACTTCAGTCCCGGCGGCCTGGCCTCCGGCCCCATGTCCTGCACCAACTACCGGCAGAGGATGCACCAGTTTCTCTATGAGGAGGAAGCCGTGCAGCAGCAGCTGGTGGCCAA GCTGAACTTCCGGGGCGCGGTGGCCCTGAGGACGTCACTGCAGACGCCGGCCCTGGGCATGCTCTTCCCGCCGTCGGGAGCCCTGTTCGCCGAggtccccagcccctcctctctcttgCCAGACACGGACCAGGGCTTCCTGCTGGGCCGGGCGGTCAGCACAGCGCTGGTGGCCCCCGTCCCCGCGCCTGACCACACCGTGTACGAGGTGCGGCTGGAGACCCGGGCCAGCTCCGAGCAGgcactgtggctgctgctgcccaACCACTGCTGCTcggccctggggctgcagcccGAAACCAGCCCCACCTTGGAGGTGCAGTTCCAGGTCGACCCGCTGACCTTCCGCTTCTGGCACCAGGCGGTGGACGCGCTGCCTGAGGAGCGCCTGGTGGTGCCTGACCTGCCGACTTGCAAcctgccccaccctctgcccatCCCGCCCGCAATGCAGGGCAACCGCAAGCAGAAGCTGGCTGTGGCCTTCATTGCGGGCAGTAGCCCCGGGGGCCAGCGGCCCATTGCCCCGCTGCTCATCTACGGCCCTTTTGGCACAGGCAAGACCTACACGCTGGCTATGGCCTCCCTGGAGGTCATCCGGCAGCCGCACACCAAGGTGCTCATCTGCACACACACCAACAG TGCGGCCGACATCTACATCGAGGAGCACTTCCACGGCTACGTCAGCAGCGGCCACCCCGAGGCCGCCCCGCTCCGGGTCATGTACACGGACCGGCCGCCCAGCCAGACGGACGCCACAGTGCTGCAGTACTGCTGCCTGACGCAGGACCGCCGGGCCTTCCGCGCACCGACGCGGGCCGAGCTGGAGCAGCACCGCATCGTGGTCACCACCACGTCGCAGGCCCGCGAGCTCAGGGTGCCCGCCGGCTTCTTCTCGCACATCCTCATCGACGAGGCCGCGCAGATGCTGGAGTGCGAGGCGCTCACCCCGCTGCGCTACGCCGCGCCCGGCACCCGCGTGGTGCTGGCGGGGGACCACATGCAGGTCACGCCCCGGCTCTTCAGCGTGCCCAGGGCCCAGGCGGCGGGGCACACGCTGCTGTACCGCCTGTTCCAGCACTACCAGCGGGAGGCGCACGAGGTGGCCCAGCGGAGCCGCCTCATCTTCCACCAGAACTACCGCTCCACGGAGGCCATCCTCAGCTTCGTCTCGCGCCACTTCTACGTGGCCAAGGGCAGCCCCATCCACGCCAGCGGCCGCGTGcccccacaccccaggctgcacccGCTCATGTTCTGTCACGTGGCGGGCAACCCCGAGCGCGACCTGTCCAGCACGTCCTGGCTGAACGCGGCGgaggtggctcaggtcgtggagCAGGTGCGGGACCTCCACGACGGCTGGCCCTCCTGCTGGGGCGCCCGGGAGCAGAAGCACATCTGCGTTGTGTCGCACGGCGCCCAG GTGACTGCGCTGAGGCAGGAGCTGAGGAAGAGGAACCTGGGCCAGGTGTCCGTGGGCAGCTTTGAGATCTTGCCAG GCCGGGAGTTCCGGGTGGTGGTGCTGAGCACCGTGCACAACCACCACAGCCTGCTGAGCTCAGGGACAGCCTCCCTCGGGTTCTTCACGGACGCCCTG GTGCTCAACACCATCATGACCCGCGCCCAGTCCCAGGTGGTGGCCGTGGGGAACGCTCTGGCCCTCTGCTCCTCCGGGGCCTGCAGCAAGCTCTGGAAGAGCTTCATCCGTGAGTGTGTGAAGCATCACAGCGTCTGCCCCGAGAGCCTGTCCCTGGAGCACATCGAGCAGGGCGTGCTTCAGCAGCAGCGCTGGGCCCTCCAGGCCGGGAGGTCTGCGGCAGCGGCGGCCCTGGACGCTGTCCCAGAGGAAAGGGCAGCAGGGGAGCCGGCCCCAGAGCGTGCGGCCACGGGGGCCACGGCTCGGGGGAGGACCTTCCCGTCTAAGACCTCGGCAGCAGGAGACAAGGCCGCGCCGCGGGCAGAGGCAGGGGACGCGGCCTCAAGGTCCGTGGCCAGGGGCTGCTCCGTGGTGGGGGGCCCTGCCACGGTGCCCACGGAGGTGGAAGGCGCAACATCGGCACCATCGAGGACCTCATCGCTGGGGGACGGGACCTCCAGGAATGCGGTGGCAGGGCTGACGGCCACGGAGAACAGGGACCCCGAGGACCCTGAGGACACTGAGTCCGACTTCTGGCCTTCTGACACGGAGCTCAACGCGGACGACTCCATCCTGCAGGAGCTCCTGGATGAAGGCCGGAACGTGACGGTCACCGTCCGGGAAGATGGGCTACTGGACACCATTGCCAGGCCCGAGTCCCCGCACCAGGCCCGGCAGTACACACACCTGCCACGGGCCACCCTGCAGAAACTACTCTGCTCGGAGCCCGAGCTGTACCGCCACTGTGCCTTCGTGCAGGAGACCTTCGAGCAGGCGACAGCCCTCCCGCTGGATGACGTGGCTTCCAGCCCCATCCAGATCAGGGGCCGCCTGCACTGTGGGATGGCCTTCAGCGGGGACGAGGTGCTCGTGAAGGTCCTGGGCCAGGACACGGGCTGCCCGGGGAGGCGGCAGGGCTGCGTGGTGGGCGTGCTCAAGAGGAAGCGCCGGGAGCTGGTGTTCGTGTGCCGCATGGATGAGTGGGACTCTCGCATCATGACCCCCGTCGATGGCTCTGTGACGAAGATCTTCGTGGCCGAGCTGAAGGACCCGCTGCAGGTGCCCATCCACCGCGTCCAGCAGGGCCGCGTGCAGCGGGTGGGGTATGAGCGGCTCACGGCCGAGGCCCGGGGCAGCCGGCTCTTCTGGGTGCGCATCGTCCTGTGGCGGCAGCGCTTCTACTACCCCCTGGGCATCGTCCTGGAGGTGCTGCCCGAGGCCACCACGTGGGAGCAGGGCCTCCGCGTCCTGGACCTGGAGCACGGCTTGAAGAAGCCCTCACTAGAGCCCGCAGCCCTCTGCAAGGTGCTGCAGAAGTACCGGGCGGAGCTTGGCCGGGCCCCCGACCACCGGGAGGACTGTCGCGGCTTCCCAACCTTCACCGTGGACCCCCAGGGCGCCCAGTACCTGGACGATGCCCTCAGCGTCCGCGATCTGGGCCCCAGGTACCAAGTGGCTGTGCACATTGCTGACGTGGCCAGCTCCCTTCCCAGGGACGGGGCCGTGGACCTGGAGGCCCGCAGGCAGGGCATCACGTTCTATGCCCCTGACCGGGAGCCGGTGCCCATGCTGCCAGCCGGCCTCTGCCGTGACGTGCTCAGCCTCCTGCCCGGCCAGGACCGCTTGgccatctccctcttcctcaccgTGGAGAAGGGCAGTGACCAGATTAAAAGCCTGCACTTCGCGCCCTCTGTGATCTGCTCCGACCGCCAGCTGTCCTACGAGGAAGCTGAGGCCGTGATCCGGAGGCACCCGGGTGGTGGCCGCGAGCTGCCCGCCCAGCTGGACTCTGTGGACGCCTGTGTCGTGGCCGCGTGCCACTTCTCCCGGGTGCTGCGCCGGCGCCGCCTGCAGACCGACTCCCACTACGAGCAGCCCAGCGAGGACTGTGTGCTGGGCTTCCGTGCGGCCCACGTCATGATCAAGGAGTACATGATCCAGTTCAACAGCCTGGTGGCCGAGCTCCTGGTGAGCAGCGAGCCCACGCGGACCGTCACGCCGCTGCGGTGGCAGCCCACGCCCGGTGAGCGGCAGCTGGGGGCCCTGTGTGACAAGCACCAAGAGCTGGTGGCCCTGTCGCTGCACCTCCGCCACCACCTGCCCAGCCGCGGGTCCCCCGGCAGCCACATCTACCTCCTGGCCTCCCTGTGGGAGCACGTCCAGCTCGCAGCCCGCGCCGGGGACTGGAACCGCGTGGAGGACCTCATCACCACGGACGACTTGCACCCTTCTCTGGCTCCCGTGGGCCTGGACCTCCGCAAGGCTCTGGCCCGCTCTGCGTTTGGCCGCTCCTGCCAAGGTGAGCGGCAGGAGGCTGGCCACTACTCGCTGCAGGTGGACTGGTACACGTGGGCGACCTCCCCCATCCGCAGGTACCTGGACGTGGTGCTGCAGCGGCAGATCCTGCTGGCGCTGGGCCGCGGCGGCCCCGCCTACTCCGCCCGCGACATCGACGGGCTGTGCCAGGAATTCAGCTACCAGCACGGGCGCGCCCAGAGCTACCAGCGCCAGGCCCGAAGCCTGCATCTAGCGGCGCAGCTCAAGGTCCAGCCGCGGAGCAAGCTGGGCTTCGTGGTGGGCGTGGAGACCGGCTCCCGCTGCTTCAGGCTGCTCTTCCCCGCCGACCCCGAGGCCCTGCCGGACCTCTGCCCCGTGCACTACCGCTCCTTGCAACTGGCCGAGCACCCCGGCAACCTGGAGGGGCGGCCGGGCCTGCGGCTTGTGTGGCGGCGCCGCATCTACTCCGTGTGGGCAGACGGGCCGCGCTCCCCGCTGCCGGGCGCCCTGCTCGACCCACACACTAGGCCCGTGGACGCCAGCCTGTGGCAGCAGCTGCTGGAGCTGGTGCAGGAGCAGCGGTGGCCGGAGCTGGCTGCCCTCGTGCGGGAGCAGGGCGCGGCGAAGCCCCAGCAGCGCATGCTGGGCCGGGTGTGGCAGAGCCCCTGCGGCCACTTTGTGGAGGTGGCCCGGGAGCTGGGCGGGGGGGACACGCTGCAGGTGCAGCTCAGTGCCACCCTGCAGCGTGGCTTCCTGGCACCGAGTCTGCAGCTGTGCACGGTGGCACCcggcttcaccctctgcctggagcacgTGGAGCGGCTGGGCAGCTGCTTCCTGGACCAGATGCCCCAGGCCGTGCGAGACCGCTGTCCCGACGTGGCCGAGTACTCCCGCGTGTGGGGGCCCTTCTGCTCCTTGGAGTCGGCCACCGGCGCCGTCTTGGAGAGTGACTCCATCACGCTGCAGCACGTGAGCATATCCTGGGATGTGAAGCAGATGCCGCAGCGGCGGCTCCGgggctccttctgcctggaatcctCCTTCCTCAGTGAGCACTGCATCGACCTCAGCTTTGGCCACTGCTACCTCTGCCTCCGGCTCGAGGGGCTGCTGGCCGTGCCCGCCGCAGAGAAGCGGCTCCCCTCAGCTGGCCCCGGCCAGCCTCCCCCGGCCACCCCGGCCTGCGGCCCCAGCGGCCCCGGCCCCTTCCTGAGCATTGACCCCGACACGTACACGTGGGTGGCCCACGGGCTGACAGAAGACTGGGACCCGAAGGAGGGCCGGGCCGACCGGCAGGAGACCCCCAAGCAGGTGCACTTCTTCATCCAGCACATGGCCATGGAGAAGGTTCCAGAAGAGGTGCTGAGGCCTGGTGCCCGATTCACCATTGAGGTGCTGCCCAAGCAGCTTCCGGACAT TCGCAAGGAAGAAGCCGTGCGCGGGCTGAAGCGCGCATCCCCGCTGGTCATCAACATTGCCCTGGGCCGGCCCATCCCGCTGCCCCGCCAGCTTCTTTCCCAGCAGACCCGTGGCCGAG GGACATACAGCAGGTTCCTGGAGAAGCAGGCGTTCGACCTCCCTGGCGGCCCCCACACGCTGAACCGCAGCCAGAACAGGGCTGTCAGGGCGGCTCTGAAGAAGCAGTTCACCGTGATCCAGGGCCCTCCAG GGACCGGGAAGACAGTGGTGGCCTTCCACATCGTGTTCTGGTTTCACAAGTCAAATGAGGAGCAGACGGGGGCCTGTGACACCCCCAGGGAGAAGCAGCTGGGGGGTCCCTGCATCCTGTACTGTGGCCCCTCTAACAAGTCGGTGGACGTCCTGGCAG ggctgctcctgAGCAGGAGAGCGGAGCTGAAGCCGCTGCGAGTGTACAGTGAGCAGGCCGAGGCCACAGAATTTCCGGTGCCGGGTGTGGGCAGCCGGGGCCTGCCCAAGAAGAGCCCCCGGGAGGGGAGGCCCAACCAGACCCTCAG gagcatcACCCTGCACCACAGGGTCCGGCAATCCTCCAACCCCTACGCACCGGACATCAGGGACTTTGATGCCCGGCTGCAGAAAGGGGAGATCCTTTCCAAGGAGGACCTCAGCTG GTACAAGACCATCCTGGGGAAAGCACGGAAGTTCGAGCTGGACCAGCACAGGGTCATCCTGTGCACGTGCTCCTGTGCGGCCTCAGCCAGCCTCAGGAAGCTGGACGTCCGGCAGATCCTCATCGACGAAGCAGGCATGGCCACGGAGCCGGAGACCCTCATCCCTCTGGTGGCCTTCTCCAAGGCCGAGAAG GTGGTTCTTCTCGGGGACCACAAGCAGCTGCGGCCAGTGGTCAAGAACGAACAGCTGCAAAATCTGGGGCTGGATCGGTCTCTGTTCGAGAGGTACCACGTGGACGCGCACATGCTGGACACGCAGTACCGCATG CACGAGGGCATCTGTGCCTTCCCCTCCATGGAGTTCTACGAGAAGAAGCTGAAGACCTGGCAGGGCCTGAGGCGGCCGCCCAGCATCCTCGGCCACATTGGCAAGGAGAGCTGCTCTGTCATCTTCGGCCACGTGCAGGGCCATGAGCAGAGCCTACTGGTGTCCACAGATGAAGGGAATGAAAACTCCAAGGCCAACCCGGAGGAGGTGGCCGCGGTG GTCCGCATTGCCAAGCAGCTGACTCTGGGCAGGACGGTGGAGCCCAAGGACGTCGCCATCCTCACTCCCTACAACGCTCAGGCTGCGGAGATCAGCAAGAGGCTGGTGCGAGAGGGCGTCTCCGGAGTGACCGTGTGCTCCATCACCAAGAGCCAGG GAAGCGAGTGGCGCTACGTGCTGGTGAGCACGGTCCGCACGTGCCAGGAGAGTGACCTGGACCAGCGGCCAACGAAGAGCTGGCTCAAGAGGTTCCTGGGCTTCGTCGTGGACCCCAACCAAGTGAACGTGGCCATCACCCGGGCCAGAGAGGGGCTCTGCGTCATCG GAGACCACCGCCTCCTGAGCTGCTGCCCCCTGTGGCGGCGGTTCCTGGACTTCTGTGAGGCGCAGCGCAGCCTGGTGCCCGCCGGCCAGGTGCGCGTTTGCAGGAGGCCCGCCGTGGCTCCCGGGAGCGGCCGCTCCACCTGCCCGGGCCTGGGGCTGCCCCGCGGCAAGGCCAAGCCCTGA